One window of the Chitinophaga niabensis genome contains the following:
- a CDS encoding vitamin K epoxide reductase family protein, with product MNKQHQLVFEDIVRRWLRSLGIKTHRQFIAKELQTHPDYPSLVSLTDFLDMGGMQYCATESDRSSIMDFNYPLLAHVNQGGNDYLMQVDKPATFESDEKLRHNWSGIVVFADGKAAWKVPENTKLLQRQHAFTAIGIIAGLLVLAAVGTAFNFNPGLALLTWGILALTGLTFGVFTITTELGMQIGIVNEVCNSVGGRAGCKAVLRSKLAKVYGSITVADLALSYFLTQFVFFVAAAWYPALMAMLMVIAMPLILVAGASLVIQKFRLKRWCALCLVIVGVLSLQSALAFAFFNAAFPLLEPLTIGYFFVVQAMLCLAIQPIKAHLKDSTEKDNHAQDLLKWKRDPLLFIAQWERMQEVDTTTMPHELHFGNPNAALELVVACNPFCGPCQYAHGVLDEICETYKDQLSVKVRFLSMEDRAENITEAVTAIFQCARGLQSPEEVAHMLSDWFRYMNLDKWRKRWQYNTSLDVKDQLMAHRKWMNEVGLKGTPTFYINGRRMPKSYVLKDLMHLVPILAASEIALQPQDDL from the coding sequence ATGAATAAACAGCATCAACTTGTCTTTGAAGACATTGTACGACGTTGGCTGCGAAGCCTTGGCATTAAAACACACAGGCAGTTCATTGCCAAAGAGTTGCAAACCCATCCTGATTATCCTTCGCTGGTTTCGCTCACTGACTTTTTAGATATGGGCGGTATGCAATATTGTGCCACCGAAAGTGACAGATCCAGTATCATGGATTTCAATTATCCGCTGCTGGCGCATGTAAACCAGGGAGGCAACGATTACCTGATGCAGGTAGATAAACCCGCCACCTTCGAATCCGATGAAAAGCTCCGCCATAACTGGAGCGGCATAGTTGTATTTGCAGACGGGAAAGCCGCTTGGAAAGTACCTGAAAATACGAAACTGCTGCAGCGGCAGCATGCTTTTACCGCCATAGGTATCATCGCCGGATTGCTGGTACTGGCGGCTGTGGGTACGGCTTTTAACTTCAACCCGGGTTTGGCATTGCTCACATGGGGCATCCTGGCATTGACCGGACTTACCTTCGGCGTATTTACCATTACTACGGAACTGGGTATGCAGATAGGTATTGTGAACGAAGTCTGTAACTCCGTTGGCGGGAGGGCAGGTTGTAAAGCGGTACTCAGGAGTAAGCTCGCCAAAGTATATGGCAGCATTACCGTAGCCGATCTCGCACTTTCCTATTTCCTGACGCAGTTTGTGTTTTTTGTGGCTGCTGCCTGGTACCCTGCTCTCATGGCCATGCTAATGGTGATTGCGATGCCGCTCATTCTTGTAGCGGGCGCGAGCTTGGTTATACAGAAATTCAGGTTGAAGAGGTGGTGTGCCCTCTGCCTCGTTATCGTAGGTGTGCTCAGCCTGCAAAGTGCCCTGGCCTTTGCCTTTTTTAACGCTGCTTTTCCCCTGCTTGAGCCCCTTACCATCGGATATTTTTTCGTAGTACAAGCCATGCTTTGCCTTGCCATTCAGCCGATCAAAGCGCATTTGAAAGACAGTACAGAGAAAGATAATCATGCTCAGGACCTGCTCAAATGGAAACGCGATCCCCTGCTCTTCATTGCCCAGTGGGAACGTATGCAAGAAGTAGATACCACTACAATGCCGCATGAGCTGCATTTTGGTAATCCTAATGCAGCACTGGAATTAGTGGTAGCCTGCAACCCTTTCTGCGGACCCTGCCAGTACGCACATGGGGTGCTTGATGAGATCTGTGAAACCTATAAAGACCAGCTATCTGTGAAAGTGCGCTTCCTGAGCATGGAAGATCGCGCAGAGAACATTACCGAAGCTGTTACGGCCATCTTCCAGTGTGCACGTGGTTTGCAGTCGCCGGAAGAGGTGGCGCATATGTTATCCGACTGGTTCAGGTATATGAATCTGGACAAATGGCGAAAGCGCTGGCAATACAATACTTCGCTGGATGTAAAAGACCAATTGATGGCGCATCGTAAATGGATGAATGAGGTCGGCCTCAAGGGTACGCCTACTTTCTATATCAACGGCCGCAGAATGCCGAAGAGTTATGTACTGAAAGACCTCATGCACCTGGTGCCTATTCTTGCGGCTTCCGAAATAGCCTTGCAGCCGCAGGATGATCTGTAA